A genome region from Flavobacterium sp. includes the following:
- a CDS encoding RidA family protein: MKRENILTGSPWEDKMGYCRAVRIGNIIEVSGTVAIVDGDKVKADDAYAQTYNIIERVEKVLEDLNVGIKDVIRTRIFTTDVSTFEEVARAHSAFFKDVKPTTGFYGISKLVAPEYLVEIEFTAVVQ; encoded by the coding sequence ATGAAAAGAGAAAATATCTTAACAGGATCGCCGTGGGAAGACAAAATGGGATACTGCCGCGCTGTAAGAATTGGTAATATCATTGAAGTTTCGGGAACTGTAGCCATTGTTGACGGCGATAAAGTAAAAGCCGACGACGCATACGCACAGACCTACAATATTATTGAGCGTGTTGAAAAAGTTCTGGAAGATTTAAATGTTGGCATTAAAGACGTTATCAGAACCAGAATTTTTACAACTGACGTTTCTACATTTGAAGAAGTTGCCAGAGCTCACTCAGCATTTTTTAAAGATGTAAAACCTACAACAGGTTTCTATGGAATAAGTAAATTAGTTGCTCCTGAATATTTGGTAGAAATTGAATTTACTGCTGTTGTACAGTAA
- the guaA gene encoding glutamine-hydrolyzing GMP synthase, translating into MQHNVLILDFGSQYTQLIARRVRELNIFCEIFPYNHIPSDLSSYKAVILGGSPFSVRGEDAPHPDLSQIRGKMPLLAVCYGAQYLAHFSGGEVAASNTREYGRANLSYIKEGETFFEGVSENSQVWMSHSDSIKALPTNAVKLASTHDVEYAAYKIEGETTYAIQYHPEVYHSTDGKKMLENFLVKIAEVPQNFTPNAFVDEMVAELKEKLGNDKVVLGLSGGVDSTVAAVLLNKAIGQNLYCIFVNNGLLRKNEFQNVLDQYKGMGLNVKGVDAGDRFLGELAGISDPETKRKTIGRVFIEVFDDESHLLEDVKWLAQGTIYPDVIESVSVKGPSATIKSHHNVGGLPDYMKLKIVEPLRMLFKDEVRRVGATLGIDPELLGRHPFPGPGLSIRILGDITPEKVRILQDVDSVFIEGLKSWGLYDKVWQAGAILLPVNSVGVMGDERTYEKVVALRAVESTDGMTADWVHLPYDFLMKVSNDIINKVKGVNRVVYDISSKPPATIEWE; encoded by the coding sequence ATGCAACACAACGTACTTATTTTAGATTTCGGATCGCAATATACACAGCTTATTGCGCGTAGAGTTCGCGAATTAAATATATTCTGCGAAATTTTTCCTTACAATCACATTCCAAGTGATTTATCAAGTTATAAAGCCGTAATTTTAGGAGGAAGCCCTTTCTCTGTAAGAGGAGAAGATGCACCGCATCCTGATTTATCGCAAATTAGAGGTAAAATGCCTTTGCTTGCCGTTTGTTACGGAGCGCAGTATTTAGCGCATTTCAGCGGTGGAGAAGTAGCAGCTTCAAACACCAGAGAATACGGAAGAGCCAACTTGTCTTATATTAAAGAAGGAGAAACTTTCTTTGAAGGAGTTTCAGAAAACAGTCAGGTTTGGATGAGCCATAGCGATAGTATCAAAGCACTTCCAACAAATGCTGTAAAATTAGCAAGCACGCATGACGTAGAATACGCAGCTTACAAAATCGAAGGCGAAACTACTTATGCAATTCAATATCACCCAGAGGTTTACCATTCAACTGACGGTAAAAAAATGCTGGAAAACTTCTTAGTAAAAATTGCTGAAGTTCCTCAAAACTTTACTCCAAATGCTTTCGTTGACGAAATGGTAGCAGAATTAAAAGAAAAACTAGGAAACGATAAAGTGGTTCTTGGTTTGTCTGGAGGAGTAGATTCTACTGTAGCTGCAGTTTTATTAAACAAAGCAATCGGACAAAATTTATATTGCATCTTCGTAAATAACGGACTTTTGCGTAAAAACGAATTCCAAAATGTATTAGATCAATACAAAGGAATGGGATTAAATGTAAAAGGTGTCGATGCAGGAGATCGTTTCCTTGGCGAATTAGCGGGAATTAGTGATCCAGAAACAAAACGTAAAACAATTGGTCGTGTATTTATCGAAGTTTTTGATGATGAATCACACTTATTAGAAGACGTAAAATGGTTAGCGCAGGGAACAATTTACCCAGACGTTATCGAATCTGTTTCGGTAAAAGGACCATCTGCAACTATTAAATCGCACCACAACGTTGGTGGATTGCCGGATTATATGAAATTAAAAATTGTAGAACCACTTAGAATGCTTTTTAAAGATGAAGTACGAAGAGTAGGTGCTACTTTAGGAATAGATCCTGAATTATTAGGAAGACATCCTTTCCCGGGACCAGGATTGTCAATCAGAATTTTGGGAGACATTACGCCTGAGAAAGTTAGAATTTTACAAGATGTTGATTCTGTTTTTATTGAAGGATTAAAATCTTGGGGATTATATGATAAAGTTTGGCAGGCTGGAGCAATTTTGCTTCCTGTAAATTCTGTTGGAGTTATGGGCGATGAGCGTACGTACGAAAAAGTAGTAGCGCTTAGAGCAGTAGAATCAACAGACGGTATGACTGCTGACTGGGTTCATTTACCTTACGACTTCCTGATGAAAGTTTCAAACGACATTATCAACAAGGTAAAAGGCGTGAACCGTGTAGTTTACGATATAAGTTCAAAACCACCTGCAACAATTGAGTGGGAATAG
- a CDS encoding rhomboid family intramembrane serine protease, giving the protein MAFGFPASYTELIPLNQLSKLEFIQIAIKIFKKNNWSVVTINEDELIVATTNQNTWNETILFSFDDNTVIIKSKSNGYQIHDLGRNKKNTENFSSQIYEMVKDLPALNLDRNITIQDLEQENNYTSTFPVSAFYSFFSIFIPVKDYFITPILINLNLLLFIVMCFSGVNFLTPKDQDLIDWGANFGSLTTDNEWWRLFSGCFVHTNIIDLFLSVLALAFIGILLELYIKKSNFIILYILSAISVSLYSLYQNKDVINTGTAGVISSMMGILLVVFLFKNSTKVIRVKSLLISITLLIINILYSYIKDFSLTEYLAGFIIGILFGIILVIFEKQRKAAFIIMTSTATILLVFFYIKYKNTQVYIYQTMEYEERIHEFVDMEKMALEAYSTQYGNTVEESKEMVLYMIKDRGIYYWNENITLIKDLDKLYLPHTLHKRNSDLIKYCNLRIDLYELAYKKITENSAEYDDRMIDINVEIEKLLKKLNESTPDS; this is encoded by the coding sequence ATGGCCTTCGGATTTCCAGCTTCTTATACTGAATTAATTCCTCTAAATCAGTTATCTAAATTAGAATTTATTCAAATTGCCATTAAAATATTTAAAAAAAACAACTGGTCAGTAGTTACAATTAATGAAGATGAATTAATTGTAGCAACCACTAATCAGAACACGTGGAATGAAACAATTTTATTTTCTTTTGATGACAATACGGTTATTATAAAAAGTAAATCAAATGGTTATCAGATTCATGATCTTGGTAGAAATAAAAAAAATACCGAAAACTTTTCCAGTCAAATATATGAAATGGTAAAAGATCTGCCTGCCTTAAATTTGGATAGAAACATTACTATACAAGATCTTGAGCAGGAAAACAATTACACTTCAACATTTCCTGTTTCTGCTTTTTATTCATTCTTTTCAATTTTTATACCTGTCAAAGATTATTTCATTACTCCGATTTTAATTAATCTAAACCTACTGCTTTTTATTGTCATGTGTTTTTCGGGAGTAAATTTCTTAACTCCAAAAGATCAGGATTTAATTGATTGGGGAGCTAACTTTGGATCCCTTACAACTGACAATGAATGGTGGAGATTATTCTCAGGCTGTTTTGTACATACCAATATCATCGATCTTTTTCTAAGCGTCCTTGCACTGGCTTTTATCGGAATTTTATTAGAATTATATATAAAAAAATCAAACTTTATTATTCTGTACATACTTTCAGCAATAAGTGTAAGTTTATACAGCCTTTATCAAAACAAAGATGTTATAAATACAGGTACCGCAGGCGTAATTTCAAGTATGATGGGAATCTTGTTAGTTGTATTTCTCTTTAAAAATTCTACAAAAGTAATTCGTGTAAAATCATTATTAATTTCCATTACATTACTCATAATAAACATTTTATATTCTTATATCAAAGATTTTAGTTTGACAGAATACCTAGCCGGATTTATTATTGGAATTCTTTTTGGAATAATTCTAGTCATTTTTGAAAAACAAAGGAAAGCTGCATTCATTATTATGACTTCAACAGCCACTATATTACTTGTGTTTTTCTACATAAAATATAAAAATACTCAGGTTTATATTTATCAAACTATGGAATATGAAGAAAGAATTCATGAGTTTGTTGACATGGAAAAAATGGCCTTAGAAGCTTATAGCACACAGTATGGAAATACTGTTGAAGAAAGTAAAGAAATGGTACTTTATATGATTAAAGATCGTGGAATTTACTATTGGAATGAAAACATTACACTTATCAAAGATTTAGATAAATTATATCTCCCGCATACTCTTCACAAAAGAAACTCAGATTTAATAAAATACTGTAATCTAAGAATTGATCTCTATGAACTGGCCTATAAAAAAATTACAGAAAACAGTGCTGAATACGACGACAGAATGATCGATATTAATGTTGAAATAGAAAAATTATTAAAGAAATTAAACGAATCGACTCCTGATAGTTAA
- a CDS encoding bifunctional oligoribonuclease/PAP phosphatase NrnA, which produces MKIQDIQAIQLLLAAPKKIVIIPHRGPDGDAMGSTLALYHFLLKNNHHPTVIAPNDFPDFLAWLPGSETVKIFERDTENCTKILEEAELIFTLDFNAFHRTGEMEHTLAKLTVPFIMIDHHEKPHDYATYMYSDTSYGSTCEMVYNFITFLNKKEDIDKTIATCIYTGILTDSGSFRFPGTTGNTHRIIAELIDLGVENTQIPVLLYDNSSFSRLQLLGRALQNMKIFEEHKTSYTTLTQAELDSFNYVKGDTEGIVNYGLSIRGINFTAIFIENKDEKIIKISFRSQGGFDVNQFARDHFNGGGHINAAGGRSETSMEETVKKFEDLVTKLKI; this is translated from the coding sequence ATGAAAATACAAGATATTCAGGCAATTCAATTATTGCTTGCAGCTCCGAAAAAAATCGTAATAATACCACACAGAGGTCCAGATGGCGACGCTATGGGTTCTACTTTGGCTTTGTACCATTTTTTATTAAAAAACAATCATCATCCAACAGTTATTGCGCCAAATGATTTTCCTGATTTTTTAGCCTGGCTTCCGGGTTCAGAAACCGTAAAAATCTTTGAAAGAGATACTGAAAACTGTACCAAAATATTAGAAGAAGCTGAGTTAATTTTTACACTCGACTTTAATGCTTTTCATCGTACAGGTGAAATGGAACATACACTGGCAAAATTAACCGTTCCGTTTATCATGATCGATCATCATGAAAAACCACACGATTACGCAACGTATATGTATTCTGATACCTCTTACGGATCGACTTGCGAAATGGTGTATAACTTTATTACTTTTTTAAACAAAAAAGAAGATATTGACAAAACTATTGCAACTTGCATCTACACCGGTATTTTAACCGATTCTGGTTCGTTTCGTTTTCCGGGAACTACAGGAAACACACACAGAATTATTGCTGAATTAATTGATTTAGGAGTTGAAAATACTCAAATCCCGGTTTTATTATACGATAACAGCTCTTTCAGCCGTTTGCAGTTACTAGGCCGGGCACTTCAGAACATGAAAATTTTTGAAGAGCATAAAACTTCCTATACAACTCTTACGCAAGCTGAATTAGATTCATTTAATTATGTAAAAGGCGATACTGAAGGAATTGTTAATTATGGTTTAAGTATAAGAGGAATCAATTTTACAGCTATCTTTATCGAAAATAAAGACGAAAAAATAATCAAGATTTCTTTCCGTTCACAAGGAGGATTTGATGTGAACCAGTTTGCACGAGACCACTTTAACGGAGGCGGGCACATAAATGCGGCCGGCGGAAGATCTGAAACTTCGATGGAAGAAACAGTTAAAAAGTTTGAAGATTTAGTAACTAAACTAAAAATATAA
- the gldI gene encoding gliding motility-associated peptidyl-prolyl isomerase GldI produces the protein MSYLKLSIYSLLFAVLLAGCKQHEDIRMPVSRASGTFMKKSADRNKKLVANEEQVIKKLIKSNPKVKYYATKKGYWFYYDEKSTTETATPKKGDIAYFNLEVKSINGAVIYSESDLGPQTYYVDKQDIMMGLRDGIKYMKKNETVTFLFPSHIAYGYHGDNKKIGPNQSLICTVTLRNFVPDPAQPAAAPAASTTAAPTTAAAKPTIAKPAVTKPAAQTKKDTLNP, from the coding sequence ATGAGCTACTTAAAACTTAGCATTTACTCACTGCTTTTTGCAGTTTTACTGGCAGGCTGTAAGCAGCATGAAGATATCAGAATGCCTGTTTCAAGGGCTTCGGGTACTTTTATGAAAAAGTCGGCTGACAGAAATAAAAAATTAGTCGCAAACGAAGAACAAGTTATCAAGAAACTCATCAAAAGTAATCCGAAAGTAAAATATTATGCCACTAAAAAAGGATATTGGTTTTATTATGATGAAAAAAGCACTACTGAAACAGCAACTCCAAAAAAAGGAGATATTGCGTATTTTAATTTAGAAGTAAAAAGTATAAACGGTGCTGTTATTTATTCAGAATCTGATCTTGGTCCGCAGACCTATTATGTAGACAAACAAGATATCATGATGGGATTACGCGACGGAATTAAATACATGAAAAAAAATGAGACCGTTACGTTCTTATTTCCATCACATATTGCTTACGGATATCATGGCGATAACAAAAAAATTGGACCTAATCAGTCCTTAATTTGTACCGTTACGCTTCGCAATTTTGTTCCAGATCCGGCACAGCCTGCAGCAGCTCCGGCAGCTTCTACAACTGCTGCTCCAACAACAGCAGCCGCGAAACCTACGATTGCAAAACCTGCGGTAACTAAACCTGCAGCTCAAACTAAAAAAGATACATTAAACCCATAA
- a CDS encoding LysM peptidoglycan-binding domain-containing protein — protein MRELLTISLVFILSFNKIAAQDSIIEHKIQKGETAYFIAQKYKVSVDEIYKLNPESQSGIKDNQIIKIPVHSPQKINQDQQNIHIVAEKETLYGLSKKYNVTVEALQNANPILANGLQVGQELVIPQVSNSPKTESASSPKTTHLVAAKESLFSIARQYNVSVQDLENLNKDILINGLQIGQTISIPNKRKTLDGRVRVINQETIFHVVEPKETKFSISKKYGITIEQLESQNPEIVNGLIVGNKLAINTKAIKPANESEELMLALAEKQVVVEKTKAKTVEIEDLKDRLVVQKEMNEKIIKINDLKVNLNDMNGSKENSVEKLRLVLEANKNVQDILMAKLDSLVNTMNNDLVELKRMDILNVDESKRLEKQSYESIGKTSELSSQLKKELAENRKAYAGLMNKVEKIAVEENQEYKKKIRESEKNNNVTSIQQRLSLEEIKRYKIEQEQGDAKNQALISKIDSLDTQKQIEVKRHISKASYYSMEARKFDDKVALMKLKKYQDEAIKKASPAEKSKAVSIEEMRRELKENPFKNEKNVSIEVYDNLKEVSNGYYLVLGIFTDAVPRDKLIMKLIDSGDFNASFFFNVNSLSYYVYSDRFQNMEEVLYQCKKKEEDELYKNIIIAKLEVDLR, from the coding sequence ATGAGAGAACTTTTAACGATTTCTCTTGTGTTTATTTTGTCTTTTAACAAAATAGCTGCGCAAGATTCAATTATTGAGCACAAGATTCAAAAAGGGGAAACCGCTTATTTTATAGCTCAAAAGTATAAGGTTTCTGTAGATGAGATTTATAAACTCAACCCCGAATCGCAAAGCGGAATCAAAGACAACCAAATTATTAAGATTCCGGTTCATTCTCCACAAAAAATAAATCAGGATCAGCAAAATATTCACATTGTTGCTGAAAAAGAAACATTATACGGTTTATCAAAAAAATATAATGTTACGGTTGAAGCTCTTCAAAATGCAAACCCAATTCTGGCAAACGGACTTCAGGTTGGACAGGAATTAGTTATTCCGCAGGTTTCAAATTCTCCTAAAACAGAAAGTGCATCTTCTCCAAAAACAACCCATTTAGTTGCGGCCAAAGAATCTTTGTTTAGTATTGCCAGACAATACAATGTTTCAGTTCAGGATTTAGAAAATCTCAACAAAGATATTTTGATTAACGGTTTGCAGATTGGCCAGACCATTTCAATTCCAAATAAAAGAAAAACGCTGGACGGAAGAGTTCGTGTGATTAATCAGGAAACGATTTTTCATGTAGTTGAACCAAAAGAAACTAAATTTTCGATTTCTAAAAAATACGGAATTACAATCGAACAGCTGGAATCTCAAAATCCGGAAATTGTAAACGGATTAATTGTTGGAAACAAACTGGCTATCAATACAAAAGCAATAAAACCAGCCAACGAAAGTGAAGAATTAATGCTGGCTCTTGCCGAAAAACAGGTTGTGGTTGAAAAAACAAAAGCCAAAACGGTTGAAATCGAAGATTTAAAAGACAGATTGGTTGTTCAGAAAGAAATGAACGAGAAAATTATAAAAATTAATGATCTGAAAGTTAATTTGAATGATATGAACGGTTCTAAAGAAAACTCAGTCGAAAAACTGCGATTGGTTTTAGAAGCAAATAAAAATGTTCAGGATATTTTAATGGCAAAATTAGATTCATTGGTAAATACCATGAACAATGATTTAGTTGAATTAAAACGAATGGATATTTTGAATGTGGATGAATCTAAGCGTTTGGAAAAACAATCTTACGAAAGTATTGGAAAAACCAGTGAATTATCTTCTCAATTGAAAAAGGAACTGGCAGAAAATCGAAAAGCCTACGCCGGTTTAATGAATAAAGTGGAGAAAATTGCCGTTGAAGAAAATCAGGAGTACAAAAAGAAAATCCGCGAAAGCGAAAAAAATAACAATGTAACTTCAATTCAGCAAAGACTTTCATTAGAAGAAATCAAACGCTATAAAATTGAACAGGAACAAGGCGATGCCAAAAATCAGGCCTTAATTTCTAAAATAGATTCACTAGATACTCAAAAACAAATAGAAGTAAAACGTCATATTAGTAAAGCTTCTTACTACAGTATGGAAGCAAGAAAATTTGACGATAAAGTAGCTTTAATGAAACTGAAAAAATATCAGGATGAAGCCATTAAAAAAGCATCTCCAGCAGAAAAATCAAAAGCAGTTTCAATAGAAGAAATGCGTCGTGAACTAAAAGAAAATCCATTTAAAAATGAGAAAAATGTAAGTATTGAAGTTTATGATAATCTTAAAGAAGTTTCAAACGGGTATTACTTAGTTTTAGGTATATTTACAGACGCAGTACCGAGAGATAAGCTAATTATGAAACTTATTGATTCTGGCGATTTTAACGCTAGTTTTTTCTTTAATGTAAACAGTCTTTCTTATTATGTTTATTCAGATAGATTCCAAAATATGGAAGAAGTTTTGTACCAATGCAAGAAAAAGGAAGAAGATGAGTTATATAAAAATATCATTATTGCCAAATTAGAAGTTGATCTTCGATAA
- a CDS encoding voltage-gated chloride channel family protein has product MTSQSPKQFLLSLPKWIIICALIGILSGSASAFFLVSLEWVTQYRIHHDSIIWLLPLGGFLVGAGYHYWGESVVKGNNLLLEEYEKPKKVIPFKMAPLVLLGTLLTHLFGGSAGREGTAVQMGGAIADQFTKLFKLDNSERRILIILGISAGFASVFGTPLAGAIFALEVLYFSKINFKSIVLSFLVAYAAYFTVEFWEIKHTHYSIPVVPELSFSNTFYIILVGVLSGFAALLFSRSTHFWGSLFSKNIKYPTLRPVIGGIVLAIAIAGLGFTKFSGLGVPVIVDSFSNQSEWYDFLLKILFTGFTLGAGFKGGEVTPLFFVGATLGSALSAFIPMPIALLAGVGFVAVFSGATHTPLACTIMGMELFGIEPGIFIAIGCTIAYFSSGSVGIYKSQIVKGAKYKLYQKFHKKELQNL; this is encoded by the coding sequence ATGACTTCCCAAAGCCCAAAACAATTTTTACTTTCCTTACCTAAATGGATTATTATTTGTGCCTTAATAGGCATTCTTTCAGGATCTGCATCAGCATTTTTTCTTGTTTCTTTAGAATGGGTTACACAATATAGAATTCACCATGATTCGATTATCTGGCTTTTGCCTTTAGGCGGATTTTTAGTTGGAGCTGGTTATCATTATTGGGGAGAATCTGTTGTAAAAGGCAACAATTTACTGCTCGAAGAATACGAAAAACCTAAGAAAGTCATTCCGTTTAAAATGGCGCCTTTGGTACTTTTAGGAACTTTATTGACTCATTTATTTGGAGGCTCGGCCGGACGTGAAGGCACAGCTGTACAAATGGGAGGCGCAATTGCCGATCAATTCACAAAACTTTTCAAATTAGACAATTCAGAACGTAGAATTTTAATCATTTTAGGAATAAGCGCTGGTTTTGCTTCTGTTTTTGGAACACCTTTGGCCGGAGCTATTTTTGCTTTGGAAGTTTTGTATTTCAGTAAAATTAATTTTAAAAGTATTGTTCTTTCGTTTTTAGTAGCTTATGCCGCTTATTTTACTGTAGAATTCTGGGAAATCAAACATACGCATTACAGTATTCCTGTAGTTCCTGAACTTAGTTTTAGCAATACATTTTACATTATATTAGTTGGGGTACTTTCAGGTTTTGCAGCTTTATTATTTTCCCGAAGTACTCATTTTTGGGGTTCACTTTTCTCAAAAAACATTAAATATCCAACGCTTCGTCCGGTTATTGGCGGAATTGTTCTTGCCATCGCTATTGCAGGTTTAGGATTTACCAAATTCTCCGGACTTGGAGTTCCTGTAATTGTTGATTCATTTTCAAATCAAAGCGAATGGTACGACTTTTTACTTAAAATTTTATTTACCGGATTTACTTTAGGAGCTGGTTTTAAAGGCGGAGAAGTAACTCCTTTATTTTTTGTTGGTGCAACTTTAGGAAGCGCTTTATCAGCATTTATTCCAATGCCAATTGCGCTCTTGGCCGGAGTTGGTTTCGTAGCTGTATTTTCGGGGGCAACCCACACTCCTCTTGCGTGTACAATCATGGGAATGGAATTATTCGGCATTGAGCCCGGAATTTTTATTGCCATCGGATGTACAATTGCTTATTTTTCATCGGGTTCTGTTGGAATTTATAAATCGCAAATTGTAAAAGGTGCAAAATATAAATTGTATCAAAAGTTTCATAAAAAAGAGCTTCAAAATCTTTAG
- a CDS encoding chaperone modulator CbpM yields MRNKNLVQIKQFCIYHEIENTFITELNNYGLVEIIIEENDEYLQPEQLPLIEKMIRMHYDLNINMEGIDAIYHLLNKIEVLQQHLTNAHNKLRIYEENQIE; encoded by the coding sequence ATGCGTAACAAGAACTTAGTCCAAATAAAACAATTTTGTATTTATCACGAAATTGAAAACACTTTTATTACTGAACTTAACAATTATGGTTTAGTTGAAATTATTATTGAAGAAAATGATGAATATCTACAGCCGGAACAGCTGCCTTTGATAGAAAAAATGATTCGGATGCATTATGATCTAAACATAAATATGGAAGGGATTGACGCGATTTATCATTTACTGAACAAAATTGAAGTGCTACAGCAGCATCTTACAAACGCACATAACAAACTCCGAATTTATGAGGAAAATCAAATAGAATAA
- a CDS encoding J domain-containing protein, whose protein sequence is MDYIDYYKTLDVTKSATEAEIKKAYRKLARKYHPDLNPNDKEAEKKFKEINEANEVLSSPENRKKYDKYGKDWKHADEFEKAGYDPNQSQYSRQQSSNQDFSGFGGDFSGSDFSDFFNSMYGSGRSSRGQSKYRGQDFNAELELDLASAYATHKQSLTVNGKNIRITIPAGVENGQVIKIPGHGGAGVNGGPNGDLYITFIISNNSDFKREGNNLYSNVDLDLYTAILGGEINIKTFDGKVKIKVPAETQTGTKVKLKGKGFPVYKKENQFGDLYVTYNLKIPTQLSEKEKELFIELSKLRNHA, encoded by the coding sequence ATGGATTATATTGATTATTATAAAACTTTAGATGTTACAAAATCGGCTACGGAAGCAGAGATTAAAAAAGCATACAGAAAACTGGCCCGAAAATATCATCCCGATTTGAATCCGAATGATAAAGAAGCGGAGAAAAAATTTAAGGAAATCAACGAAGCCAACGAAGTTTTAAGCAGCCCTGAAAATCGAAAAAAATACGACAAATACGGAAAAGACTGGAAACATGCCGATGAATTTGAAAAGGCTGGTTACGACCCAAATCAGTCGCAATATTCGAGACAACAAAGCAGTAATCAGGATTTTTCTGGTTTTGGAGGAGATTTTTCAGGAAGTGATTTCTCAGATTTTTTCAATTCGATGTATGGTTCCGGACGAAGCAGCCGCGGACAGTCGAAATATAGAGGTCAGGATTTTAATGCCGAATTAGAACTTGATCTGGCTTCGGCTTACGCTACACACAAACAGAGTTTGACTGTAAATGGCAAGAATATCCGAATCACAATTCCGGCCGGAGTTGAGAACGGTCAGGTTATTAAAATTCCCGGACATGGCGGCGCGGGTGTAAACGGAGGGCCAAATGGCGATTTGTATATTACGTTTATCATTTCTAATAATTCAGATTTTAAACGAGAAGGGAATAATTTATATTCAAACGTTGATCTTGATTTGTACACGGCAATTTTGGGCGGAGAAATCAACATCAAAACTTTTGATGGAAAAGTAAAAATTAAAGTTCCTGCCGAAACCCAAACCGGAACTAAAGTCAAATTAAAAGGAAAAGGTTTTCCGGTCTACAAAAAGGAAAATCAGTTTGGCGATTTGTATGTAACCTACAACTTAAAAATTCCAACTCAATTATCTGAAAAAGAAAAAGAATTGTTTATAGAATTATCTAAACTTAGAAATCATGCGTAA